One genomic region from Pan troglodytes isolate AG18354 chromosome 14, NHGRI_mPanTro3-v2.0_pri, whole genome shotgun sequence encodes:
- the PABPC3 gene encoding polyadenylate-binding protein 3 gives MNPSTPSYPTASLYVGDLHPDVTEAMLYEKFSPAGPILSIRVCRDLITRGSSNYAYVNFQHPKDAEHALDTMNFDVIKGKPLRIMWSQRDPSLRKSGMGNIFVKNLDKSINNKALYDTVSAFGNILSCNVVCDENGSKGYGFVHFETHEAAERAIEKMNGMLLNGRKVFVGQFKSRKEREAELGARAKEFPNVYIKNFGEDMDDERLKDLFGKFGPALSVKVMTDESGKSKGFGFVSFERHEDAQKAVDEMNGKELNGKQIYVGRAQKKVERQTELKRTFEQMKQDRITRYQVVNLYVKNLDDDIDDERLRKAFSPFGTITSAKVMMEGGRSKGFGFVCFSSPEEATKAVTEMNGRIVATKPLYVALAQRKEERQAYLTNEYMQRMASVRAVPNQRAPPSGYFMTAVPQTQNHAAYYPPSQITQLRPSPRWTAQGARPHPFQNKPSAIRPGAPRVPFSTMRPASSQIPRVMSTQRVANTSTQTVGPRPAAAAAAAAAATPAVRTVARYKYAAGVRNPQQHLNAQPQVTMQQPAVHVQGQETLTASRLASAPPQKQKQMLGERLFPLIQAMHPTLAGKITGMLLEIDNSELLYMLESPESLRSKVDEAVAVLQAHQAKEATQKAVNSATGVPTV, from the coding sequence ATGAACCCCAGCACCCCCAGCTACCCAACGGCCTCGCTGTACGTGGGGGACCTCCACCCCGACGTGACTGAGGCGATGCTCTACGAGAAGTTCAGCCCGGCCGGGCCCATCCTCTCCATCCGGGTCTGCAGGGACTTGATCACCCGCGGCTCCTCCAACTACGCGTATGTGAACTTCCAGCATCCGAAGGACGCGGAGCATGCTCTGGACACCATGAATTTTGATGTTATAAAGGGCAAGCCACTACGCATCATGTGGTCTCAGCGTGATCCATCACTTCGAAAAAGTGGAATGGGCAACATATTCGTTAAAAATCTGGATAAATCCATTAATAATAAAGCACTGTATGATACAGTTTCTGCTTTTGGTAACATCCTTTCGTGTAACGTGGTTTGTGATGAAAATGGTTCCAAGGGTTATGGATTTGTACACTTTGAGACACACGAAGCAGCTGAAAGAGCTATTGAAAAAATGAACGGAATGCTCCTAAATGGTCGCAAAGTATTTGTTGGACAATTTAAGTCTCGTAAAGAACGAGAAGCTGAACTTGGAGCTAGGGCAAAAGAGTTCCCCAATGTTTACATCAAGAATTTTGGAGAAGACATGGATGATGAGCGCCTTAAGGATCTCTTTGGCAAGTTCGGGCCCGCCTTAAGTGTGAAAGTAATGACCGATGAAAGTGGAAAATCCAAAGGATTTGGATTTGTAAGCTTTGAAAGGCATGAAGATGCACAGAAAGCTGTAGATGAGATGAATGGAAAGGAGCTCAATGGAAAACAAATTTACGTTGGTCGAGCTCAGAAAAAAGTGGAACGGCAGACGGAACTTAAGCGCACATTTGAACAGATGAAGCAAGATAGGATCACCAGATACCAGGTTGTTAATCTTTATGTGAAAAATCTTGATGATGATATTGATGATGAACGTCTCCGGAAAGCGTTTTCTCCATTTGGTACAATCACTAGTGCAAAGGTTATGATGGAAGGTGGTCGCAGCAAAGGGTTTGGTTTTGTATGTTTCTCCTCCCCAGAAGAAGCCACTAAAGCAGTTACAGAAATGAACGGTAGAATTGTGGCCACAAAGCCATTGTATGTAGCTTTAGCTCAGCGCAAAGAAGAGCGCCAGGCTTACCTCACTAACGAGTATATGCAGAGAATGGCAAGTGTACGAGCTGTGCCCAACCAGCGAGCACCTCCTTCAGGTTACTTCATGACAGCTGTCCCACAGACTCAGAACCATGCTGCATACTATCCTCCTAGCCAAATTACTCAACTAAGACCAAGTCCTCGCTGGACTGCTCAGGGTGCCAGACCTCATCCATTCCAAAATAAGCCCAGTGCTATCCGCCCAGGTGCTCCTAGAGTACCATTTAGTACTATGAGGCCAGCTTCTTCACAGATTCCACGAGTCATGTCAACGCAGCGTGTTGCTAACACATCAACACAGACAGTGGGTCCACgtcctgcagctgctgctgctgctgctgctgcagctacCCCTGCTGTGCGCACGGTTGCACGGTATAAATATGCTGCGGGAGTTCGCAATCCTCAGCAACATCTTAATGCACAGCCACAAGTTACAATGCAACAGCCTGCTGTTCATGTACAAGGTCAGGAAACTTTGACTGCCTCCAGGTTGGCATCTGCCCCTcctcaaaagcaaaagcaaatgttAGGTGAACGGCTCTTTCCTCTTATTCAAGCCATGCACCCTACTCTTGCTGGGAAAATCACTGGCATGTTGTTGGAGATTGATAATTCAGAACTTCTTTATATGCTCGAGTCTCCAGAGTCACTCCGTTCTAAGGTTGATGAAGCTGTAGCTGTACTACAAGCCCACCAAGCTAAAGAGGCTACCCAGAAAGCAGTTAACAGTGCTACCGGTGTTCCAACTGTTTAA